In one Lolium rigidum isolate FL_2022 chromosome 3, APGP_CSIRO_Lrig_0.1, whole genome shotgun sequence genomic region, the following are encoded:
- the LOC124699404 gene encoding 60S acidic ribosomal protein P0-like produces MAIRKTQTKAEKKQAYDRKLCKFLEEYSRVLIAEVDNVGSTQLAAVRRGIRGDSEMLMGKNTLIRRCIKVHAEATGNDKIKAIIPLLQGNVGLIFTKADLKEVREEVAKYKVGAPARVGLVAPIDVVVPPGNTGLDPSQTSFFQVLNIPTKINKGTVEIIAPVDLIRKGDKVGSSEAALLAKLGIRPFSYGLVITNVYDDGSVFSPEVLDLTDEDLIEKFASGVSMVASLSLAVSYPTMAAAPHMFLNGYKNVLAVAVETDYSFPHADQIKEYLKDPSKFAAAAPAAAAPSGGAAAAPEEEKEESDGESDGEGMGFSLFDD; encoded by the exons ATGGCGATCAGGAAGACCCAGACCAAGGCCGAGAAGAAGCAGGCGTACGACCGGAAGCTGTGCAAGTTCCTCGAGGAGTACTCCAGGGTGCTCATCGCCGAGGTGGACAACGTCGGCTCCACCCAGCTCGCCGCCGTCCGCAGGGGCATCCGCGGCGACTCGGAGATGCTCATGGGGAAGAACACCCTCATCCGACGCTGCATCAAGGTGCACGCCGAGGCCACCGGCAACGACAAGATCAAGGCCATCATACCACTGCTCCAG GGAAACGTCGGCCTCATCTTCACCAAGGCCGACCTCAAGGAGGTTCGCGAGGAGGTCGCCAAGTACAAG GTTGGGGCCCCTGCTCGTGTTGGGCTGGTTGCTCCTATTGATGTGGTGGTTCCCCCAGGCAACACTGGTTTGGATCCCTCCCAGACTTCTTTCTTCCAG GTGCTTAACATCCCCACCAAGATCAACAAGGGCACTGTGGAAATCATTGCCCCTGTTGACCTCATCAGGAAGGGTGACAAGGTGGGCTCGTCCGAGGCTGCCTTGCTTGCCAAGCTCGGTATCCGCCCGTTCTCCTATGGTCTTGTGATCACCAATGTCTATGACGATGGGTCGGTGTTCAGCCCTGAGGTTCTTGACCTCACTGACGAAGACCTGATCGAGAAGTTTGCTTCTGGTGTCTCCATGGTTGCGTCACTGTCCCTGGCAGTCTCGTACCCAACCATGGCTGCTGCACCGCACATGTTCCTCAATGGGTACAAGAACGTGCTCGCTGTTGCTGTGGAGACAGATTACTCTTTCCCTCATGCTGATCAGATCAAGGAGTACCTCAAG GACCCCAGCAAGTTTGCCGCTGCCGCGCCAGCTGCTGCTGCGCCGTCTGGTGGTGCTGCAGCTGCTCCAGAGGAGGAGAAAGAGGAATCCGATGGCGAATCTGACGGTGAGGGAATGGGCTTCAGCCTGTTCGACGACTAA